Proteins from a genomic interval of Chitinophagales bacterium:
- a CDS encoding polyprenyl synthetase family protein has protein sequence MSLTIKDIRQPIAAELDAFEKKFRASMQTKVPLLDKIMYYIVQRKGKQIRPMFVFFAAKLMGGITEATHRGAALVELLHTATLIHDDVVDDAYERRGFFSVNALWKNKIAVLVGDYLFSRGMLLSVENNDFELLRIVSRAVKEMSEGELLQIERSRRLNLDEEVYYEIIRQKTASLIASSCSIGCASVTEDKETQKLVWDIGEKIGIAFQIRDDLFDFGADTKIGKPTGIDIKEKKLTLPLIYAIHHASKKDKKYLINTIKKHHDNKKKVKEVIDYVWESGGIEYATEAMQQYRAEAMELLKKFPDNEGRRGLEQLLWFTTDRTK, from the coding sequence ATGTCCCTTACCATCAAGGATATAAGGCAACCCATTGCAGCAGAATTAGATGCTTTTGAAAAAAAGTTTAGAGCATCCATGCAGACCAAAGTACCGCTATTGGACAAGATTATGTATTACATCGTCCAACGTAAAGGTAAGCAAATACGTCCGATGTTCGTATTTTTTGCAGCAAAATTGATGGGAGGAATCACCGAAGCAACCCATCGTGGAGCAGCTTTGGTCGAACTGTTGCACACTGCTACGCTGATTCACGATGATGTAGTAGATGACGCTTATGAGCGACGTGGGTTTTTTTCGGTCAATGCGCTTTGGAAAAACAAAATTGCCGTTTTGGTGGGTGATTATTTGTTTTCGAGAGGAATGTTGCTTTCTGTAGAAAATAATGATTTTGAATTACTTAGAATTGTTTCGAGGGCTGTCAAGGAAATGAGCGAGGGGGAGTTACTGCAAATCGAAAGAAGCCGAAGATTGAACTTGGACGAAGAAGTATATTACGAAATTATCCGCCAAAAAACAGCTTCTTTGATTGCCTCTTCTTGTTCGATTGGTTGTGCATCTGTCACAGAAGACAAGGAGACTCAAAAATTGGTGTGGGATATTGGTGAAAAAATTGGTATCGCTTTTCAGATTCGAGATGATTTGTTTGATTTTGGAGCAGACACAAAAATTGGGAAACCGACAGGCATTGACATCAAAGAAAAAAAGCTGACCCTTCCGCTTATTTATGCCATTCACCATGCCTCTAAAAAAGACAAAAAATACCTTATCAATACCATCAAAAAACACCATGACAACAAAAAGAAAGTCAAGGAAGTAATAGACTATGTTTGGGAAAGTGGTGGAATAGAATATGCTACCGAAGCCATGCAACAATACCGTGCGGAAGCAATGGAACTCCTTAAAAAATTTCCTGATAATGAAGGGCGTAGAGGCTTAGAACAGTTACTTTGGTTCACCACCGATCGCACGAAATAA
- a CDS encoding oligosaccharide flippase family protein has protein sequence MKTKNFISNVAFLIFLNVIVKPFWVFGIDRTVQNTVGAEDYGTYFALLNFTLLFQILLDFGINQFNNRAVAQNHERLNRYLPNILLIKIGLSAIYLILCVSGAYWLQYDSFQIHLLFWLCFNQIMASFVLYFRSNLSGLHFFKKDSIVSVMDKGLMIVICGILLWASFSPSPFRIEWFVYAQTLAYFLAALGSFWMVFGVATNLQFKLDISLIRSIFKESYPYALAVLLMSIYYRVDGVMLEFMLKENGAKETGIYAAAFRLLDVVNMFALMFANVLLPMFARMLAQKEDVNSLVGLSSAVLYTFGSAGAIHCFVFSDWVMQWLYVEYTPYYGQIFAYLILSFIPISITYTFGTLLTANGSMKVFNGIALSGMLLNIGLNSWLIPTQQAFGATIATLVTQGLVGFLCLVFAIRIVELKVKWQAVLKVICYFLICWSIAYIASNLGLDWRINMVIGIFSCLVAALGIGLLKWKNIAGIIS, from the coding sequence ATGAAAACGAAAAATTTTATTAGCAATGTAGCGTTTCTCATTTTTTTGAATGTCATTGTCAAGCCATTTTGGGTATTTGGCATTGACCGAACGGTGCAAAATACGGTGGGAGCAGAGGATTACGGTACTTACTTTGCCTTGCTCAACTTCACCTTGCTGTTTCAAATTTTGCTCGACTTTGGTATCAACCAATTCAACAATCGGGCGGTAGCTCAAAACCACGAGAGACTCAATAGATATCTCCCCAACATTCTCCTTATAAAAATTGGATTGTCAGCAATTTACTTGATACTTTGCGTGTCGGGAGCTTATTGGCTGCAATACGATTCCTTTCAAATACACTTGTTGTTTTGGCTGTGCTTCAATCAAATAATGGCTTCTTTTGTCTTGTATTTTCGCTCCAACTTGTCGGGTCTTCATTTCTTCAAAAAAGACAGCATTGTGTCGGTCATGGACAAAGGGCTGATGATTGTAATTTGTGGAATCTTACTTTGGGCGAGTTTTTCGCCGAGTCCTTTTCGCATCGAATGGTTTGTTTATGCCCAAACCCTTGCCTATTTTCTGGCTGCTTTGGGGAGTTTTTGGATGGTATTTGGCGTAGCGACTAATCTGCAATTTAAGTTAGATATTTCATTGATTCGCAGCATTTTCAAAGAAAGTTATCCCTATGCACTTGCTGTATTGTTGATGAGTATTTATTACCGAGTTGATGGGGTGATGTTGGAATTCATGTTGAAAGAAAATGGGGCAAAAGAAACGGGGATTTATGCGGCAGCTTTTCGGTTGTTGGATGTCGTCAATATGTTTGCACTCATGTTTGCCAATGTTTTGCTGCCGATGTTTGCACGAATGTTGGCACAAAAAGAAGATGTGAACAGTTTAGTAGGTTTGAGCAGTGCCGTGTTGTATACTTTTGGATCAGCAGGTGCAATACATTGTTTTGTGTTTAGTGATTGGGTTATGCAGTGGTTGTATGTGGAATACACACCCTATTACGGACAAATTTTTGCTTACCTAATACTTTCCTTCATCCCGATTTCAATAACCTACACTTTCGGTACATTGCTAACCGCCAATGGTAGTATGAAGGTATTCAATGGAATTGCATTGTCGGGAATGTTGTTGAATATTGGCTTAAATAGTTGGCTGATTCCTACACAACAAGCCTTTGGTGCAACCATTGCTACTTTAGTTACGCAGGGCTTGGTTGGATTTCTGTGCCTCGTTTTTGCCATCCGAATTGTGGAATTGAAGGTGAAGTGGCAGGCGGTTTTGAAAGTTATATGTTACTTTCTCATCTGTTGGTCCATCGCTTACATTGCTTCAAATTTAGGTTTGGATTGGCGCATCAATATGGTGATAGGTATATTTAGCTGTTTGGTGGCCGCATTAGGAATTGGATTGTTGAAGTGGAAAAACATTGCAGGGATTATTTCTTAG
- a CDS encoding trypsin-like peptidase domain-containing protein codes for MRNSILSFLIFTLFLLSGIIYLQLKPETDSTPLVDKKLTATNWDSSVGNQFVSTPLVAETTTNSSITTYPNTTTTVAGPMVDFTAVAAHTTPCVVHIKTTSNNNNSSLGEMWGGSNGSGGSSGSGVIISKDGYIVTNYHVIEGAGAIEVILNNRRNLDAQVIGTDPSTDLAVIRVSDSNLQSIDFGDSDKLQVGEWVMAVGNPFNLASTVTTGIVSAKARNINILEDNLAIESFIQTDAAVNPGNSGGALVNLSGQLIGVNTAIATPTGYYAGYAFAVPVNIVRKVVTDIIEFGEVKRGFLGVSIRGIDGKLAKRYKLDEVEGVYVANVNINSAAANADIKEGDIILEVEGVKVNSAPELQERISLHRPGAHVSLLIKRDNKNILKDVLLKGSY; via the coding sequence ATGCGTAATTCTATTCTATCTTTTTTGATATTCACCCTGTTTTTGCTCTCGGGTATTATTTACCTACAATTGAAGCCTGAAACAGATTCAACGCCTCTTGTTGATAAAAAACTTACCGCTACCAATTGGGACTCTTCGGTTGGCAATCAATTTGTTTCTACTCCATTAGTGGCTGAAACAACGACCAATAGTTCTATTACTACTTATCCAAATACGACTACAACAGTTGCTGGGCCAATGGTGGATTTCACTGCCGTTGCAGCTCATACAACCCCTTGCGTTGTCCACATCAAAACTACTTCCAATAACAACAATTCTTCGCTGGGTGAAATGTGGGGAGGTAGCAATGGCAGTGGCGGTTCGTCAGGTTCAGGTGTAATCATTTCAAAAGATGGTTATATCGTCACCAATTACCATGTCATTGAAGGAGCAGGTGCAATTGAAGTGATTCTAAACAACAGGCGAAATTTAGATGCTCAAGTAATTGGAACAGATCCTTCTACTGATTTGGCAGTCATTAGGGTAAGCGATTCCAATTTACAGAGTATTGACTTTGGCGATTCGGACAAATTGCAGGTAGGTGAATGGGTGATGGCTGTGGGAAATCCCTTCAATTTGGCTTCAACCGTGACCACAGGTATTGTAAGTGCTAAAGCACGGAATATCAATATTTTGGAGGACAACCTTGCGATTGAATCGTTTATTCAAACAGATGCTGCGGTCAATCCTGGCAATAGCGGTGGCGCATTGGTCAATCTAAGCGGACAATTGATTGGAGTAAATACTGCAATTGCTACTCCCACAGGCTATTATGCAGGTTATGCATTTGCCGTTCCTGTCAATATTGTTAGAAAAGTGGTGACGGATATCATTGAATTTGGCGAAGTAAAGCGTGGATTTTTAGGCGTTTCTATTCGAGGTATTGACGGTAAATTGGCGAAGAGGTACAAATTGGATGAAGTCGAGGGTGTATATGTGGCGAATGTGAACATCAACAGTGCAGCAGCCAATGCAGATATCAAAGAAGGAGATATTATTTTGGAAGTAGAAGGAGTGAAGGTAAACAGTGCGCCTGAACTGCAAGAACGGATCAGTTTGCACCGACCAGGGGCACATGTCTCACTTTTGATAAAAAGAGATAACAAGAATATACTCAAAGACGTTTTGTTGAAAGGAAGTTATTAA
- a CDS encoding IPTL-CTERM sorting domain-containing protein produces MALCLGNAPIIAQPDSFTITGCTNSGANMDGTYTRSATDLEGCPCYERITDNRAIGYYSIANEWAYSINPCATFAAVLAVYGYTDCDITTATTSACDPATTLTVAGGADVPTLSQWGLIVLALLLMTAGTLYLLQPKFRGGFEQKR; encoded by the coding sequence TTGGCTTTGTGTCTTGGCAATGCTCCTATTATTGCCCAGCCAGATTCTTTTACAATCACAGGATGTACAAATTCTGGTGCTAACATGGATGGAACTTATACTCGGTCTGCTACAGATCTTGAGGGATGCCCTTGTTATGAAAGAATCACGGATAATAGAGCTATCGGTTATTACTCGATTGCGAATGAATGGGCTTATAGTATAAATCCTTGTGCCACCTTTGCTGCCGTATTGGCAGTATATGGATATACCGATTGTGATATTACAACGGCTACAACTAGTGCATGTGACCCTGCTACAACACTTACCGTAGCTGGTGGTGCAGATGTTCCCACCCTTTCCCAATGGGGTTTGATTGTTCTTGCCTTATTGCTGATGACCGCAGGGACATTGTATTTATTGCAGCCGAAGTTTAGAGGAGGTTTTGAACAAAAACGCTAG
- a CDS encoding ATP-binding protein, with the protein MATKLIGRTKEIARLQEALASDEAEMISVIGRRRVGKTFLIQEVYKEHIVFEISGIQNADKNQQLRNFIERLIEFFPDTEVQQPKDWLDAFFVLVRLLRAQKANKKRVVFFDEVPWIATQKSDFLKGLSYFWNSWAVRQNIVVVLCGSAASWMIKKILRDKGGLHNRVTHRIRLQPFTLSETEAYLESRAVYFDHYQLLQLYMVMGGIPHYLKELKSGKSAIQNINQICFSEDGLLSDEFLSLYPALFHRSDYHVAIIRALATKQSGMNRGEILGAAKLPDGGRVSQVLDELYQSGFITMYPPFGKKKKGQVYRLIDEYSLFYLRFIEKNLHNPPNWTSLSQTQPYKIWCGYAYENVCLKHIAYIKKALEVNGIYSTTSSFLKQGDENTQGTQIDLVIDRNDHIINLCEVKFYNVEFTVTKEYAQKLREKIRVFQETTKTKKQIQLVLITTFGLKHNKHSLGLVNADFGMEVFFG; encoded by the coding sequence ATGGCAACAAAATTAATTGGGCGAACCAAAGAAATTGCACGTTTACAGGAAGCATTGGCATCTGATGAAGCCGAGATGATTTCTGTTATTGGTCGGCGAAGAGTAGGTAAGACTTTTTTGATACAAGAGGTTTACAAAGAACACATTGTATTTGAAATATCGGGCATCCAAAATGCAGACAAAAACCAACAACTCCGAAACTTTATAGAACGACTGATTGAGTTTTTTCCAGATACCGAGGTTCAACAACCCAAAGACTGGTTAGATGCTTTTTTTGTATTGGTACGTTTGCTACGAGCGCAAAAGGCAAATAAAAAAAGGGTCGTATTTTTTGATGAAGTACCGTGGATAGCCACTCAAAAATCGGACTTTCTGAAAGGACTAAGCTACTTTTGGAATTCTTGGGCGGTTCGTCAAAATATCGTTGTCGTACTCTGTGGGTCAGCAGCTTCTTGGATGATTAAGAAGATTTTGAGAGACAAAGGAGGCTTACACAATCGAGTCACCCACCGCATTCGACTACAACCTTTTACGCTTTCCGAAACCGAAGCCTACCTCGAAAGTCGTGCTGTCTATTTCGACCATTACCAATTGCTCCAACTCTATATGGTGATGGGTGGGATTCCTCACTATTTGAAGGAACTCAAAAGCGGTAAAAGTGCCATTCAAAACATCAATCAAATTTGCTTTAGTGAGGATGGTTTATTAAGTGATGAGTTTCTAAGCCTTTACCCAGCTCTTTTTCACCGTTCTGATTACCATGTAGCCATCATTCGGGCATTGGCTACCAAACAAAGTGGTATGAACAGAGGTGAAATACTGGGGGCAGCAAAGTTACCTGATGGCGGTCGAGTCAGTCAAGTTCTGGATGAATTGTATCAATCAGGTTTTATTACCATGTACCCTCCTTTTGGAAAGAAGAAAAAAGGGCAAGTCTATCGTTTGATTGATGAGTATTCGCTGTTCTATTTGCGGTTTATCGAAAAAAACCTCCACAATCCTCCAAATTGGACAAGCCTTAGTCAAACACAGCCCTACAAAATTTGGTGTGGCTATGCCTATGAAAATGTTTGCCTGAAACACATTGCTTACATTAAGAAAGCATTGGAGGTCAATGGCATTTATTCCACTACTTCCTCTTTTTTAAAACAAGGTGATGAAAACACACAAGGTACTCAAATTGATTTGGTGATTGACCGCAACGACCACATTATCAATCTTTGTGAGGTCAAATTCTACAATGTTGAATTCACCGTCACGAAAGAGTATGCCCAAAAATTAAGAGAGAAAATTCGTGTTTTTCAAGAAACTACCAAAACCAAAAAACAAATACAATTGGTGCTGATTACCACCTTTGGCTTGAAGCACAACAAACATAGTTTGGGTTTGGTGAATGCTGATTTTGGGATGGAGGTGTTTTTTGGTTGA
- a CDS encoding ATP-binding protein has translation MSVKNKNQERIKVPLNKLLLHSHDSPSTDTSQSMKVNYELIEGDVIQNSIFRYLCGDKNQYIENLLQSFKVNGYVEFHQIQVKETHNGYYFTLKGNRNVAALKFMERKFKDEDYDIGELNPKIFENVPVTLVKQKAKDIKLEFEDRGVNSNYNVFLKKITDVIKDLNKTQIVNYSNRLLTETSMPIDVIYDFPSSQLESISLKQYKHFAPNLEVGSFNKVNIIAGENNTGKTSFLEAINLLCHLNDVNGLYDVYQRRGKFLQGIPTEWFSKILPSKLNLSGVFDNKNCAIEIKKFIDNDATLDRTDYLSSVKLSATFNEEVLTTTTHLYDRKEAVLYYEKTKSICRIVMSNPFSLMDRQIIQHYHEIAVEKGVFNEIIAFIRNNIDDNIQDIDKVGEGSQFRFLVTHSNSSRADRTMDLTEFGDGVQRIFYISMMVAAAENGVLCIDEIENAIHHTLLVKFTKFLQILAERFNVQLFVSTHSNECIKAFFENDYKNEQITGFRLERKNGEVTYKKAVGRKLQLQIENFSLDLRG, from the coding sequence ATGTCTGTTAAAAATAAAAATCAAGAACGCATAAAAGTTCCTCTTAATAAATTATTGTTACATTCTCATGATTCTCCATCTACTGATACCTCTCAATCCATGAAGGTAAACTATGAACTGATTGAAGGAGACGTTATTCAAAATAGTATATTTCGCTATCTTTGTGGAGATAAAAATCAGTATATTGAGAATTTATTGCAAAGTTTCAAAGTTAATGGCTACGTTGAATTTCACCAAATTCAAGTTAAGGAAACGCATAATGGATATTATTTTACCTTGAAAGGAAATAGGAATGTTGCAGCACTGAAATTCATGGAAAGAAAATTTAAAGATGAAGATTATGATATAGGAGAATTAAATCCAAAAATATTTGAAAACGTTCCAGTTACATTAGTGAAGCAAAAGGCGAAAGATATAAAATTGGAGTTTGAAGATAGAGGGGTGAACTCTAATTATAATGTGTTTTTGAAAAAAATTACAGATGTAATAAAAGATTTAAATAAAACGCAAATTGTTAATTACAGTAACCGTTTACTTACAGAAACTTCAATGCCCATTGATGTTATTTATGATTTCCCTTCTAGTCAATTAGAATCTATATCACTAAAACAATACAAACACTTTGCTCCCAATTTAGAAGTCGGTTCTTTTAATAAAGTGAACATCATTGCAGGAGAAAATAATACAGGTAAAACTTCTTTTTTGGAAGCAATCAATTTATTGTGTCATTTGAATGATGTGAATGGATTATATGATGTTTATCAACGAAGAGGTAAATTCTTACAAGGCATTCCTACCGAATGGTTTAGTAAAATTCTTCCTTCAAAATTAAACTTATCAGGTGTATTTGACAACAAAAATTGTGCGATAGAAATAAAGAAATTCATAGATAATGATGCTACTCTTGATAGAACGGATTATTTAAGTTCTGTGAAATTATCTGCTACCTTCAATGAGGAAGTTTTAACTACGACTACACATCTATATGATAGAAAAGAAGCTGTTTTATATTATGAAAAAACTAAAAGCATTTGTAGAATAGTAATGTCAAACCCTTTTTCATTAATGGACCGTCAAATAATTCAACATTACCATGAAATTGCAGTCGAAAAAGGTGTTTTTAACGAAATTATAGCATTTATTAGAAACAATATTGATGATAATATACAAGATATTGATAAAGTAGGAGAAGGCTCACAATTTAGATTTTTGGTGACACACTCAAATAGCAGTCGGGCAGATAGAACAATGGATTTAACGGAATTTGGAGATGGGGTACAGCGTATTTTTTATATTTCAATGATGGTAGCCGCAGCGGAAAATGGTGTTCTTTGTATAGATGAAATTGAAAATGCTATCCACCATACTTTGCTCGTTAAATTCACTAAATTCCTACAAATATTGGCAGAACGCTTTAATGTTCAATTGTTTGTCTCTACACATAGTAATGAGTGCATAAAAGCATTTTTTGAGAACGATTATAAAAATGAGCAAATAACTGGCTTTAGATTAGAGCGAAAAAATGGAGAGGTTACCTACAAAAAAGCAGTAGGCAGAAAGCTGCAGTTGCAAATTGAGAATTTTTCACTGGATTTAAGAGGCTAA
- the smpB gene encoding SsrA-binding protein SmpB — MKEGEIKIVVNNKKASYEYFFLNKYKAGVVLTGTEVKSIRLGKVSMSDAYCYFKDGELWLKNVHIAEYGNAGNFNHFPKRDRKLLLKKRELKKLLAKLKEKGLTVIPTMIFFNDRQLIKVEVALAKGKKSYDKKDTIREKDAKRDLARTMSERY; from the coding sequence ATGAAAGAAGGCGAAATTAAAATTGTGGTGAACAATAAAAAAGCGAGTTATGAATATTTTTTTCTTAACAAATACAAAGCTGGCGTTGTGCTAACAGGTACGGAGGTAAAGTCTATTCGCTTAGGGAAAGTCAGTATGAGCGATGCCTACTGCTACTTCAAAGATGGTGAACTTTGGCTGAAAAATGTCCACATTGCAGAATATGGCAATGCGGGTAACTTCAATCACTTCCCCAAACGTGATCGAAAGTTGTTGCTGAAAAAACGTGAGTTGAAGAAATTGTTGGCAAAATTGAAGGAAAAAGGACTAACGGTCATTCCTACCATGATTTTCTTCAATGACCGCCAGTTGATAAAAGTGGAAGTAGCTTTAGCGAAGGGTAAAAAATCGTATGACAAAAAAGATACGATTCGTGAGAAGGATGCGAAGCGAGATTTGGCGAGGACGATGAGTGAGCGGTATTAA
- a CDS encoding DUF3226 domain-containing protein: protein MAKTLSLLFCEGKDEPPYIYRLLKADGWSNKTDQTLDNYPDVLRKYIVSELAKTSALSDTDPWNRGIGVLPWYILQKKLPPTNPNKHFIVIWQLGGESRYDLARPCIESFLVAIDSEFEETEEFSLQIVFFYDADEAISNRIEAIQKHYKELLPDFCTKLQIDQAIQTYKNVDECTSIGVFVFANEEGSGALEDHLIPLMRKDNEAVFSAAEEYMDKFEGNRPKKFSRQKALIGITGQLQKPGKSNSVMITDCKYITNTKINADENVQKLIHFIRGIIELE from the coding sequence ATGGCAAAGACATTGAGTTTACTCTTTTGTGAGGGCAAAGATGAACCGCCTTACATTTATAGGTTGTTGAAAGCAGATGGTTGGAGCAATAAAACAGACCAAACCTTAGATAACTACCCCGATGTTTTACGAAAATATATTGTGTCAGAATTGGCAAAGACTTCTGCTTTATCCGATACAGACCCTTGGAACAGGGGAATAGGCGTTTTGCCTTGGTATATCCTGCAAAAAAAATTACCTCCAACGAATCCGAATAAACATTTCATCGTGATATGGCAATTAGGAGGCGAAAGCCGTTATGATTTAGCCCGTCCCTGTATCGAATCTTTTTTAGTTGCTATTGATTCAGAATTTGAAGAAACTGAAGAATTTAGCTTGCAGATTGTGTTTTTCTATGATGCAGACGAGGCAATTTCCAATCGAATTGAAGCCATCCAAAAACATTACAAAGAATTACTTCCTGATTTTTGTACCAAACTTCAAATTGACCAAGCAATTCAAACGTACAAAAATGTGGATGAATGCACAAGTATTGGTGTCTTTGTATTTGCAAATGAAGAAGGTTCTGGAGCTTTAGAAGACCATTTGATTCCGCTTATGCGGAAGGATAATGAAGCAGTTTTTTCAGCAGCAGAAGAATACATGGATAAATTTGAAGGAAATAGACCTAAGAAATTTAGCCGTCAAAAGGCACTGATTGGTATAACTGGACAACTTCAAAAACCAGGAAAGAGTAATAGTGTGATGATTACAGACTGTAAATATATTACGAATACAAAAATAAATGCTGACGAGAATGTGCAAAAACTGATTCATTTTATTAGAGGGATAATAGAGTTGGAATAA